The DNA segment cagagaacaaacacaacaattataaaaataattgtgttgAGAGCCTTTTTGTTTACACCAGATTTCTCAGTCAGTGGGTTTTGTTTGGCAGTTTTAAAGAGTTTGCAACAGATTTGAGAATAGCAGATGAGAATGATTAGGAGAGGGAGCACGTATCCTATGAAACACGCACCCAGCAGAATCCAGGGAagagattttgtttcttcaaagtTCGGATACTCCATGCATGTagtcctttcttcctcctgctttgACATAGGTTTTATGAGTAGTGGGAGTGTTTGAGCGAATACTACAATCCAGACAAATATGCAAACGCCTTTTGCATGTTcaattcttttcatcttgttgTATCGCAGAGGGTGCACCACAGCAAAGAACCGGTCAATGCTCAAGCAGGTCATGAAGTTCACACCTGCGTATGTGTTGATGTAAAACACGAGAGCAGTTATCCTACACAAGGCCTCACCCATTCTCCAGTCAAAGCCCAGTGCATAGTAGGCTATCCGTGTAGGCAAAGCAGTGGTAAAAAGTATGTCAGAAATCACCAGATTTGTTGAATATAGGGTGGtagagttgatttttttcctgttttgaacaATAACAACCAAGGCTAGAACATTTCCCACAAGCCCGATTATGAAGACAATGCTGTAATGCAGAGGCATCAGTATCCTGGCTGTGTTGTGGTGTGAATAGAGGTCACAGTCACTTTCCTGAGTTGCTGCAGAGGGTGTAGTAAAATTGTTGTCCATTTTTGTATCCATCATTGGTGTTCAAAGTCTCTAGAGAGAACCAGGGAGAGTACTTTTAATTAGAAGTGCATTTAACTAAAAGTAATATAAACTGCCTTTTATAgatcaaacttttaaaatgtgtgaaaatttgtagaattttttaaaatctgtgataTTTTACACAGTAacggaaaccatcaacaaaacctTAAAAAGGTAACCTAGTAAActggaggagatatttgcaaatgatatatccagtgAGGGGttcgtatccaaaatatatgaggaaCTTTTAtgactcaaaacaaaaataatcttgattaaaaatgagcagagtacctgaataggcatttttctaaagaagacctacaaatggccggcagacacatgaaaagatgttcaacatccctaatcatcagggaaatgcaaatcaaaaccacagtgaggtatcacctcacacctgtcagatggctaatatcaaaaagacaagaaataacaagtgttgcccTGGATGAAGAGAATAGGGaactctcttgcattgttggtgggaatgtaaattggtgcagccactgtggaaagcagtatggagcttccttaaaaaattaaaaatagaaataccacatgattcaCTAATTTCACTACCGggtatttaaagaaaacaaaaacacgtaTTCAAAGAGTTAATATGTAccattttagcattatttgtaatagccaggatatggaagcaacccaagcgtcCATTGGTAGGTCAGtagataccacacacacacacacactcggcCATATTACTCGGCCACAGAAAGGAGATCTtaaccatttgcaacaacgtggatggacctagagggtattatactaagtaagacagagaaagacaaataccagatgatttctcTTATACATGGagtctaaaaagcaaaacaaaccaaaaaaagcaggaacagatccataaatacagagaataagctGGTAGTTACCAGAGGAGAAATGAGTGGGAGGGAATAGGTGAACTAGATAAAGGGGATTATTAAGAAGCAtacctccaggggcacctgggtggctcagttggttaagcatctgatttcagcttaggtcttgatctcactgtgagttcaaggcccacatcagattctgtgctgacagctcagaacctggagcctgcttcggattctgtgtttcctctctcgctacccctcccccactcgcactctgtctctccctctcaaaaataaacattaaaaatttttttaaatttttttctttaaaataaaagaagcacccctccaaaagaaaaaaaaatctatgaaatgtaatatgtttacatatatagtAACAAGAACAGAGAATAAAATTTATGTGTTTACTTATAATTTGGTGATTTTGGCAAAGCCCTGGCAAAGGAAATAAGAACCATCTAAATAGAGCAAGTATATTTTTATGACAAGAGGGAACATGCTAACTTTTTAGGCAGAAattcccccctgccccaccttttTTCAGAATCATTGTCTGGTTAAGAACAAAATCATGTGTGGCACCCCACATTTCAGATGGGAGCAAAACTTTGCTTTTAAATTGAACTTCagtcggatttttttttttctaaatgcataTCACTGccaggaaatgaaatcagtcacACATTTATTTAGTGAAATACGAACTTACCACAGTGATCTGATTTGTGTTAACCTAAAAAGTATGAGAAACAGGCTAAGGCCTCGTTAGGAACTGAAAGTtaggctttcttttaaaaaagaagaagatgatgaCCACGACAACCACGACAAAAACgacgaaaaagaaagaaaaaactgaagccATTTCAGGGGAAATGTTAAGATTAATTCTGAACTGGATCGTTCCACAAGTATGCCACTGATGCGTGCAGTGTGCGTTCCTACGTTTTGCGTGCTTGTAAGCATTACACGTGGTGGTGTCTTGTGCTCTGCTTTATTCACCTCACATGTTCATGGACCAGTGTCATCTATTTGTCATGTGTAGATCTTACGTAGACATTTTATAGATATTTCTGCAGTATTCCAGTGTGTTAGTGCATAATTTGCTTAGCTATTTCCTTAATGCAtacttgggttatttccaattcttttcttcttataaataaTGTTAAGACGAAATTTCAAGTCCTGCATTGAAAAGtagaaaacagtaataaaactCCTTATAGGAGGCTGAGCTTTGATAAAACTTAGGAAGAGCAGAGTAGTAAATTCTGTGATGTTATctttagaagaaaaatgatactCTGATAGGACTGTGTGCACAGATCTCATCTGAAAGTCACCAAAATTAAGGGAAAATGTCCATATATCTAGTGACGATCGtttatgttaaaagaaaacaactctcTCCCTAGCCATATCAAAACACCAACTGCTACTCTGACCGCTGTATTAAATGAACTGCATCTCTGCTAACTTACTTCTAACAGTCTTAAACAGTGATAGCAACAGACAGTGGGGGTTTTCAGAGCATTGCTCTAATGTTATAGGTGTGCATTACATACAGTGTTGATAGGTTAATTgttaaaatatggaaatacaaCCTAAAGTAAAAgggaacaaaactggaagtagtACTTTCTGTTAatcaagaaaatataggaaaagagactatgagaaagaaatataggggcgcctgggtggcgcagtcggttaagcgtccgacttcagccaggttacgatctcgcggtccgtgagttcgagccccgcgtcaggctctgggctgatggctcagagcctggagcctgtttccgattctgtgtctccctctctctctgcccctcccccattcacgctctgtctctctctgtccccccaaaaataaataaacgttgaaaaaaaaatttttttaaaagaaatataaatagattGAACTCACCTATTAAAAGAGACTATTggtttggatttaaaaaaaaaaaaatccagctgtaTGCTGTGTAGAAGAGAGAGGGCTCAAAAAAGTGActcagaaaagttgaaaataaagataTGGGAAAACATGTATCAGGCGAATCCCAACCAGTAGAAAGCTAGAGTTAGCAATACtaacatcagaaaaaaacagaattgaagGCAAATTCAATATTAATAGGGATGAACAGGGTCACTACAGAAGTTAAAAAGAGGAGTTCACCCAGAATATAAAAACAGTTTTGAACTGTGCATGTAACAGcaaatttaaaggagaaattgGAGATTTTAACACATCTTCATTAGAATATGTCAGATaaagattaaagacttaaaagatTTACCCAGTGAGACTTCACAGAATTTGTGCTGAAGGTACATGAACATTTTTTGCAAGTTTGTGTACTAGGTCATCACAGGACCTCAGAGCTTTTAGAAAATATGTTACCTAGCAGCTGACATTCCAGTGACTACAGTGCAACTAAATTAGAAATGAACAATACAGAGATAAAGGATACatttagaatctaaaaaaatatgtttctaagGAACTCGTGGGTTAAGAAATCACTATAGGAATTTTGAAGCAGTTAgaacaaaatgactaaaatactATATGCCAAACAATGGGATGCAGCTGAAGTGTTAATCTAAGATAGATGTAGAGCcttgaatgcatttattttatttgcagattttttattttgaaataatttttatttgagtataattaacataatgctacattagtttcaggtgtacagcatagtaatTCAATATCTCTGTACGCTtgtgaatgcatttattttttaattgaatttatttaattgaaaatagaTAATATACAGTTCAGGAAGCTAGAAGAAAATTGTTTGcccaaagaaagtagaagaaagtaataataaagatgattacagaaattaataaaatagaaaacaaaacaaacacctaataaatatggaatttctgttttgtgcagaaaaaaaaatagagtgattCTTGAAAGGGAAATCATGGGAATTGCAATTGTGGAATGAAAGTAGAAAAACCTTATCCAGTGAGTTGAGAAAGGCTTCTTGTGAGAAGTAACTTTTCAAGAACTGAGACTAGACATGGAGAGGTGAAAATTTCAGGCAGGGCTTGTGACTTAGGAACAGATAGCaagaacttcttttatttttgtactttctgtgaattttttttttctgaaaatctcAATATGTATGCTTTATTTTGAGGAATATTTCTCAACAGATTCGGGAAATGCTTCTAAAACAAATATTAGGATAGAAATTCTCCATATGAATAAATGCCATTTTAGAGATTAGGAAAGTCACATTAACATAAGACTCAGAGAAGAATGTCCCATCGCTTGCCATGTTGTAAATGTGTGTCCAGCTTCTTTACTGAAGTATGGCATTTGGTAGAGCCAGAAATGGCAGGGGTTTCAGAACATCTGATGCTCAAGAATATTTAACACAGTGTTAATTATAAAGATGCACATTTGCAAGCAAATCAAATGTCCATCATCAGGACATTGGCTAAATATTTTATGGTATAGCCATAGAGTGGAAATGACAGTGTGGATGCCTGTTTCTTGACAGGGAATAATGTTCAGTAAGGAAAGCAGATTATACAACATGCCACTTTGGAGGAAAAGcaattatgtatacatacatgtgcacacatctGCATGGATATGTATGCCAGGACATAATTTTGTATAAGTAACTTTTGAATTTTATCCATAAACTCTtaaacttttgttctttttaaaaaatatttatttatttattttgggacagagcaggagaggggcagagagagagaatctcaaacaggctctgcactgtcagcacagagcccaatgtggggctcaacttcatgaaccttgagatcatgacctgagcagaaattaagagttggttgctcaaccagctgagccacccaggtgcccgaatatatgcttaaatttttaatactaaacatgaatttaaatttttaatactgAACACGAATTGACTATGAAATGAGTAAATAGGCAAATAACTTCATgtgaggaaaaacatttttttaattcagttcttTCAAAAATCTTGTCATCTGACATACATTTCAAAGCTAGCCCTTTAGTGCCCTTTACTCCGATTgatgcattaatttttattaggTGCCTACCTTTAAGTCCTATCTGGAAGAACATTTGTATTGACGCTTGTGGGCTAAGTACTGCTGTCCGCTCCCTACTTGCCATATGAGGAAAGCAAGTGCCATAGAGCTTAAAAGGTCATGCTAGATCCTTCTCTCTGGTGACCTGGCTTCAGGTCTCCTACCCTGTCCAATTCTTGGCAAGGGCAGCTGGTTCATATTGCCCTTGAAGAACTGAGAGTTAGTGGTTTTGAAGTGGTCTAGGCTTTAAGAACCATCTTTACCTGTAAATAGCCTGGGAACAAGGTGTCCCCTCCGCTGCAGAGCCAGGCAACGATCCTTCCTAAGGACAGTGGGGTCCCCACTTCTAGAACAGTGTAGATCACTGATGGGAAGACTCTTGAGGGACCGCTTACTGCCCACCCTTGTcctgagtcagtcagagaaagacacctGCACAGTGCAGACAAGTAAATGGGATGGCTCAGAAATGGTCTTTGGTAAAGATGAATCTAGGCTGTCTTGAAATCTGGTGATGTTTCAGTACCCTCTCGAAGGTTGATTCTGTTAATGGCACTAGTATGTTACCTTAGTTCTTGATTATATCTATCGTGGGCTATTCATGCTATAGTTTtagtcatttttatcttttccaaattGAGAGAAATGTTTTCATGTACTTGACTGTTATCCCATTCTTACCTGAATCAATCCCAGTTTATTATCATCATCCCTGAGATACTATTTTATATCCTCCTTTAATCATTGAGGACTCAAGATTACTTTCTTGAACCTTGACTTACTCCCTTCTTTTATTCCGCAAAAACTGTTTTCAGTGCCTTCATATGCTAGGTCCTGAAATTACCGAGATGATATCTTTCAATATGGGAGGGCCTGAAACGGAAGGATGATGTTGGGAATGTGCTGTTATCTGAATGAGGGAGCATTGTCTCACTGTTGTTTAAAGGACTCCTACTCACACATACTAGGGTTCTGCTTGCTGTTTGGATTACTGTGTTCCTTACCAACCTTTGGATTGCCAGTTgttcttttaatcattttttcaGGTATAACTAacttcctctcaccctcccttcctccttttcttcctttatctgtttattttttgatacattttaagtattttacagtttttaaaataagttcatcttttttttttttttttttaagttagctctatgcccaacatggggcctgaactcataaccctgagatcaagagttgcatgctctactgactgagccagccaggcaccccttaagtattttacatttttataatctttagACGACAGCTCTGTCATGTTATTAGGATAAATATACTGAGTTGTACTTGGAGGTACTATGACTTATCATTTCACTGCCTAGAGAAAAACACGAAGtgttcttcatcttttttccttaGAATACTTTTATCTATAAGAATTCTAATTCCCTTATAATGCTTTCTAATGACAAAGTATGTGTGGCCACTAAACTGTCCTTAGTGCCCCACACCCGGAGGAACATGAATGAGGACTGAAGCCTTTGCCCTGTGGGCACAGTTAGTAAACTGGGCTGCATGGAGCGTGGGGGGCCACATTCAGATTCCACCTGAGGAACCTACTTACCTCCTGACAGCTGGCTGCAGCCACCCTGGCAGCCATCTGCGCCAGTTCTCTTACCAGTTATGTCACTGAGCAAAGGGGTCTATCCCAGTTTTGTCAGTAACGCAGTAATGATAACTCTACTGCCAATCTAACATATGCAAAACAGCAAGCTCTCCCGTAGCAAAATATCCTCCACcgtatttttacttatattttcggAAGTGGGTCTGTGTGTGTTCTCTAGAGTTGATTTCATTGCTGCTAGAGTAGCTAACATATCTTAAGACATTATCATCTCATTTTTGCATAACCGGACGTGTTGACATGAACTGACAAGTTCTTTCTAGccacagaaaggaggaaaataaaaggcTCCCCCCCAAAAACTCATCTATTAGTATTTAAGAAAATTGAGTGCTAATGTAATTTGTTCCTGGAAATATTTGCCCTGGCTACTGACTTGGAGGCATTTGTGATTGTTCACAGATCTGCGGTCCCAATTTACTTGCTTGGATAactattttcttagattttatttgtggcagaaacaaaataaaaccttcacTGTCTTGTAGATTTAGTGTGAACTAGAATATTggcttttagtttttgctttaagATTCTGAAATGTCACCTTTACCCctaatatttattcacttaataaGCATCAACAGCCTTAAATGAAAAGGAGTTAAACTTTTAGTAATTTTGTTTAAAGTTAGGCCTTAGCAATGGATTGAATGGCTCAAGTCATGTGAAATGATAAGCTGTAAGAGGTGACTTCTCTATAAGGCCAAGTCTACTGAAGACCATGTTTACACTTCAAGACGGTCTGACTCAAAGTGCCCACGGTGGCATGCACCAAAAAGGAAGTTCTAGGAGCacactttcaaaaataagagccgaaggggcgcctgggtggctcagttggttgagcgtccgactttggctcaggtcatgatctcacagttcgtgggttcgagccccgcatcaggctctgtgctgacagctcagagcttgagcctgtttcagattctgtgtctccctctctgcccctcccctgttcatgctctgtctctgtcttaagaat comes from the Prionailurus bengalensis isolate Pbe53 chromosome A1, Fcat_Pben_1.1_paternal_pri, whole genome shotgun sequence genome and includes:
- the LOC122484300 gene encoding G-protein coupled receptor 183, with protein sequence MMDTKMDNNFTTPSAATQESDCDLYSHHNTARILMPLHYSIVFIIGLVGNVLALVVIVQNRKKINSTTLYSTNLVISDILFTTALPTRIAYYALGFDWRMGEALCRITALVFYINTYAGVNFMTCLSIDRFFAVVHPLRYNKMKRIEHAKGVCIFVWIVVFAQTLPLLIKPMSKQEEERTTCMEYPNFEETKSLPWILLGACFIGYVLPLLIILICYSQICCKLFKTAKQNPLTEKSGVNKKALNTIIFIIVVFVLCFTPYHVAIIQHMIKKLQSPDLLECSQRHSFQISLHFTVCLMNFNCCMDPFIYFFACKGYKRKVMKMLKRQVSVSISSAVKSAPEENSREMTETQTMIYSKSLNGK